Proteins from one Nymphalis io chromosome 23, ilAglIoxx1.1, whole genome shotgun sequence genomic window:
- the LOC126777656 gene encoding juvenile hormone epoxide hydrolase-like isoform X2, with product MGKLLVLSVLVTIIGIATWCALPMLLPVSPPKLDANEWWGPMDTKGKVDASIKPFQVKFTDEMIKDLRNRLQNKRQFVPPLEGVGFEYGFNSKEIEPWVKYWLEEYKFADREKFFNKFPQYKTNIQGLNIHFIRVKPQVPPGVTVVPVLIMHGWPGSVREFYEAIPLLTKPISENDFVFEVIVPSLPGYGFSDAAVRPGLGSAQIGVIFKNLMNRLGHKKFYVQGGDWGAVIASEMATMFQNDILGMHSNMLIVQSGCSTLKTIIGAFFPSLIVESHLADRMYPLWKYFSYLMEESGYMHLQATKPDTVGVALSDSPAGLLSYILEKFSSWTHFEHRKLTSGGLTFRFSKDQLIDNLMVYWASNSITTSMRLYAENVSNKNRALGIDRISSSVPTWALQTKNELVYQPPNILRHKYSNLLGVTVLDEGGHFIAFEMPKVFADDVYKAVKRFREFHKTKTEL from the exons atggGGAAATTACTGGTTTTGTCTGTTCTGGTCACAATAATCGGTATAGCAACATGGTGTGCACTACCAATGTTGTTGCCGGTATCCCCTCCAAAGTTAGACGCCAACGAGTGGTGGGGACCTATGGACACGAAGGGAAAAGTAGATGCCAGCATCAAACCTTTTCAAGTTAAATTTACTGATGAG ATGATAAAAGACCTCAGGAATCGCTTACAAAACAAACGTCAATTCGTTCCACCGCTGGAAGGTGTCGGATTCGAATACGGTTTCAATTCCAAGGAAATCGAACCCTGGGTTAAATACTGGTTGGAAGAATATAAATTTGCAGATAGGGAGAAGTTCTTCAATAAATTCCCACAATATAAGACCAACATACAAGGTCTTAATATACACTTCATAAGAGTTAAGCCGCAA gTTCCACCAGGTGTCACGGTGGTTCCTGTACTTATTATGCACGGCTGGCCGGGTTCCGTGCGAGAATTCTACGAGGCCATACCTCTTTTAACAAAGCCAATTTCGGAAAACGATTTCGTCTTTGAAGTAATTGTTCCAAGCTTGCCTGGTTATGGGTTTTCCGAT GCTGCTGTTCGTCCAGGTCTCGGTTCTGCACAAATCGGGGTGATTTTCAAGAACCTGATGAACAGACTCGGACACAAAAAGTTTTACGTCCAGGGAGGCGACTGGGGCGCAGTCATCGCCAGCGAGATGGCAACAATGTTTCAGAATGACATATTAGGAATGCACTCAAACATGCTAATTGTACAG AGCGGCTGTTCAACTTTAAAAACCATAATTGGTGCTTTCTTCCCATCACTTATTGTTGAATCACATCTGGCCGATAGAATGTATCCTTTATGGAAATACTTCTCGTATTTAATGGAGGAATCTGGATACATGCACTTACAAGCCACAAAACCTGACACTGTGG GAGTGGCGCTATCGGATTCTCCTGCTGGTCTTCTATCGTATATCTTGGAGAAATTCTCATCTTGGACTCACTTCGAACACCGTAAATTAACCAGTGGAGGATTGACGTTCCGTTTCAGCAAGGATCAGCTCATTGACAACCTCATGGTCTACTGGGCAAGCAACTCCATAACCACCTCGATGAGACTTTACGCTGAAAACGTGAGCAACAAGAATCGAGCCCTGGGTATAGACAG AATTTCTTCATCAGTACCAACCTGGGCTCTACAAACCAAAAATGAGCTGGTCTACCAACCACCTAACATCCTCCGGCATAAATACTCCAACCTTCTAGGAGTTACAGTTCTGGATGAGGGCGGACACTTCATCGCATTCGAAATGCCGAAAGTTTTCGCTGACGATGTCTACAAAGCGGTTAAGCGGTTCAGAGAGTTTCATAAAACTAAGACTGAATTGTAA
- the LOC126777656 gene encoding juvenile hormone epoxide hydrolase-like isoform X1, which produces MTPYGTHVSLSPLRMGKLLVLSVLVTIIGIATWCALPMLLPVSPPKLDANEWWGPMDTKGKVDASIKPFQVKFTDEMIKDLRNRLQNKRQFVPPLEGVGFEYGFNSKEIEPWVKYWLEEYKFADREKFFNKFPQYKTNIQGLNIHFIRVKPQVPPGVTVVPVLIMHGWPGSVREFYEAIPLLTKPISENDFVFEVIVPSLPGYGFSDAAVRPGLGSAQIGVIFKNLMNRLGHKKFYVQGGDWGAVIASEMATMFQNDILGMHSNMLIVQSGCSTLKTIIGAFFPSLIVESHLADRMYPLWKYFSYLMEESGYMHLQATKPDTVGVALSDSPAGLLSYILEKFSSWTHFEHRKLTSGGLTFRFSKDQLIDNLMVYWASNSITTSMRLYAENVSNKNRALGIDRISSSVPTWALQTKNELVYQPPNILRHKYSNLLGVTVLDEGGHFIAFEMPKVFADDVYKAVKRFREFHKTKTEL; this is translated from the exons atggGGAAATTACTGGTTTTGTCTGTTCTGGTCACAATAATCGGTATAGCAACATGGTGTGCACTACCAATGTTGTTGCCGGTATCCCCTCCAAAGTTAGACGCCAACGAGTGGTGGGGACCTATGGACACGAAGGGAAAAGTAGATGCCAGCATCAAACCTTTTCAAGTTAAATTTACTGATGAG ATGATAAAAGACCTCAGGAATCGCTTACAAAACAAACGTCAATTCGTTCCACCGCTGGAAGGTGTCGGATTCGAATACGGTTTCAATTCCAAGGAAATCGAACCCTGGGTTAAATACTGGTTGGAAGAATATAAATTTGCAGATAGGGAGAAGTTCTTCAATAAATTCCCACAATATAAGACCAACATACAAGGTCTTAATATACACTTCATAAGAGTTAAGCCGCAA gTTCCACCAGGTGTCACGGTGGTTCCTGTACTTATTATGCACGGCTGGCCGGGTTCCGTGCGAGAATTCTACGAGGCCATACCTCTTTTAACAAAGCCAATTTCGGAAAACGATTTCGTCTTTGAAGTAATTGTTCCAAGCTTGCCTGGTTATGGGTTTTCCGAT GCTGCTGTTCGTCCAGGTCTCGGTTCTGCACAAATCGGGGTGATTTTCAAGAACCTGATGAACAGACTCGGACACAAAAAGTTTTACGTCCAGGGAGGCGACTGGGGCGCAGTCATCGCCAGCGAGATGGCAACAATGTTTCAGAATGACATATTAGGAATGCACTCAAACATGCTAATTGTACAG AGCGGCTGTTCAACTTTAAAAACCATAATTGGTGCTTTCTTCCCATCACTTATTGTTGAATCACATCTGGCCGATAGAATGTATCCTTTATGGAAATACTTCTCGTATTTAATGGAGGAATCTGGATACATGCACTTACAAGCCACAAAACCTGACACTGTGG GAGTGGCGCTATCGGATTCTCCTGCTGGTCTTCTATCGTATATCTTGGAGAAATTCTCATCTTGGACTCACTTCGAACACCGTAAATTAACCAGTGGAGGATTGACGTTCCGTTTCAGCAAGGATCAGCTCATTGACAACCTCATGGTCTACTGGGCAAGCAACTCCATAACCACCTCGATGAGACTTTACGCTGAAAACGTGAGCAACAAGAATCGAGCCCTGGGTATAGACAG AATTTCTTCATCAGTACCAACCTGGGCTCTACAAACCAAAAATGAGCTGGTCTACCAACCACCTAACATCCTCCGGCATAAATACTCCAACCTTCTAGGAGTTACAGTTCTGGATGAGGGCGGACACTTCATCGCATTCGAAATGCCGAAAGTTTTCGCTGACGATGTCTACAAAGCGGTTAAGCGGTTCAGAGAGTTTCATAAAACTAAGACTGAATTGTAA